The DNA segment TGGTTACTATTATGAGAAAAGGCCATCCATTAGCTCAGCAAGAATTGACGCTCGATGCTTATTGCGACAGCTCGCATGCTTTGATCACCATGGGCGGAGACCGTGCCGGATCAATCGATTTGGCGTTAGCGAAAGTTGGACGTAAACGTAACGTTGTGCTTCGTATGCCGCACTTTACCGCTGCGCCTTATGCGATTGAACAAAGCGACTTGTTATTGACTTTACCCGGTTGCCTTGCTGACAAAATGGCGGAACATCTTGATATTGTCATTCGCCAACCGCCAGTGGAAACGGCTGAATATCAATATCATATGGTTTGGCATGCAAGGCAGCATAATAATCCAGCGCACAGATGGCTACGGTCTGAAATTCAGAAGGTGATGGCAACCTTACTATAAGTGACCCCTTAAAGTAGGCTGCCTTATCGTTCGAAAACGCTTATTTGTGCCCTTCAAAGCGTGCTTTTTCTCGCTTTTCGACTTCGGATAAACGCGGCAGTTTTAGCCCTAGAGCGCGGCTTTTTTGTCTGGCGTAGAAAATATTTCCAGCAAAGTTGAGTGTCGTCAGGAGCAGTTCTATCGCCGCGAGCCAGCGTTCACCATTAACAACGTATAGGAGGGTGAGCGAGTGCAAGAAGTAGAACATCAAAATAAAGTTCGCCCACGCGTGCGTGTAAGGTTTGCCTTTAATGATGCCGATAAATGGCAGTAATAATGGAATACACCAACCGACGGTCACCGCAGTCGGGTTAAGATCCGGGTGCGGTGAAATCCATCCATGCCAAGCGATAACCCAACCTAGTAGGGCAAGATAACTGAATAGAGCGAGGTAACGGCTAATTGGGGTTGTCGGTGTGTTCATAGATCCATAATGCGGTTTTGAATATTACAGCGATGATAAGGCCAATGCGGCTTTGGCTAAACGTTGGCCTTGTGCAAATGCTAGCTCGGTCACTTGTTTATCTAAAGGTTGTTGACCTTGTTTGGAGATAGAGCTAGCACCATAAGGCGTACCACCCTGTAGGCTGGTATGTAAGTTAGGCTCTGAATAGGGAATACCCATGATCATCATGCCGTGATGGAGTAAAGGCAGCATCATGGATTGTTGGGTCGTTTCTTGCCCGCCATGAGGTGAGGACGATGAAGTAAACACACAAGCCGGCTTGTCAATTAAGTCGCCCGTCAGCCAAAGGGAAGTGGTTTGATCCCAAAAATGCTTCATTGCAGCGCTCATATTACCAAACCAGACTGGGCTACCGAGGGCTAAACCATCACATTGTTTTAACTCTTGAATAGTGACAATGGGGTCTTTGACTGGGTAATCGCTCGCTTCAATATCAGCAACGGTGCGTAGGTTAGCCTTACAGTGGGCAATACTGGCAACACCGCGTGCAATATGGCGAGCAAGCTGTTGGGTTGTACCATGTCGGCTATGGTACAACACCAAGATGTTTATCGTCTGATCGTGACTCATAAAATCTCAAGCACTTGCTCTGGTGGGCGGCCATGACGTGCTTGACCATTGTTCACCACTATCGGGCGCTCAATTAATTTTGGATGGTTTGCCATAGCTTCGAATAGCTGTTCATCGGTAACGCTTGAATCACCCAGATTTAATTCTTTATAAATGTCTTCTTTAGTGCGCATCATGTCGCGAACTTTGTTCAGCCCAAGTTGTTGATATAGGTTTTTTAACGTTTCGACAGTGGGGGTTTCTTCTAAGTACTTCACCACTTGAGGCTCAATGCCTTTTTCGGTTAATAATTCTAAGGTTTGACGGCTCTTAGAGCAGCGTGGGTTATGGTAAATAGTGACTGACATGCTTCTATCCTTACCTGTTTTTATTATGATCGAATGGGTTATTTGAGTGCAGCAAAACGTTGCTGTTCAATGCGTAATTGGTCGATACGGGCATCATATCTCGCTTGTTGCAGACTGCCTAATTCGGCCAATTGACTGGCACGGGTGTAGTTACTAATCGCTTTATTCCAGTTAGCACTTAGAGCGAACAGTTCTGCTTGAGCGGCCAGTTGTTCTGCCTCGTTGGCGATTTTACTGTTGGCACTTGCGAGTAATGACCAACCTACCGTCTGATCGGGATTATTATGAGTGTAGCGCTGCAAGATGGTAATGGCTTCTTTGCTACGGTTTGCTTCGATAAGCACGTTAGCGTAGTTGATGGTTAATACCGAGTTGCCCGGTTTTCTTTCTAAACCAGCCTTGAGTAGCGATAGAGCAGTATCATACTGTTTTTTATGTATATAAAGATCAGCTGCGGCATCGAGATAAAAATTGTTGTACGGATCAGTTTTAAGCAGGTGAGTCAGGATACCTTCCGCTTGATCGAGCTTTCCGCTATCCATGTACACTAACGCTTGGCCGTACTCTAACGTTGGTTTGACCATGGGAGTGGCGGATTTTAATTTGCGGTTAAACCAATCGAGCGACTGTGAAGAATCAATATTGGCATAACGGGCAATCACACGGGCTTTTGCCAGGTGAAATGGCAAAGAGACAGACGGGTTCACGCGAGGATAACGTCCGGCTCGGTCACGTGCTTCAGTTAAACGTGAGCTCGGTAATGGGTGGCTTAGCAGCATCGGCGGTGGTGTGCTGGCATAGCGATATTGGTCTGCTAAGTGACCAAAGAAATTGGGCATACCTTCAGGATCAAAACCGGCTTTGGCTAATGTTTCAATACCGAAACGGTCGGCTTCTTGTTCATTAGAACGAGTGTAGTTAATGCTGGCTTGCATCGAGCCAGCTGTGGTGGCATTCACCGCGGCAATACCAGCTTCTGGAGATGCAATCGCTAATAATAATGAACCCACGAGCGCCGCTATGGTGAGAGGGGTGCGACGTGCTTGATCTTCCATGTGGCGAGCTAAATGGCGTTGAGTCACATGGGATATTTCGTGAGCAAAAAC comes from the Vibrio gangliei genome and includes:
- a CDS encoding DUF2069 domain-containing protein, which translates into the protein MNTPTTPISRYLALFSYLALLGWVIAWHGWISPHPDLNPTAVTVGWCIPLLLPFIGIIKGKPYTHAWANFILMFYFLHSLTLLYVVNGERWLAAIELLLTTLNFAGNIFYARQKSRALGLKLPRLSEVEKREKARFEGHK
- the wrbA gene encoding NAD(P)H:quinone oxidoreductase, which codes for MSHDQTINILVLYHSRHGTTQQLARHIARGVASIAHCKANLRTVADIEASDYPVKDPIVTIQELKQCDGLALGSPVWFGNMSAAMKHFWDQTTSLWLTGDLIDKPACVFTSSSSPHGGQETTQQSMMLPLLHHGMMIMGIPYSEPNLHTSLQGGTPYGASSISKQGQQPLDKQVTELAFAQGQRLAKAALALSSL
- the arsC gene encoding arsenate reductase (glutaredoxin) (This arsenate reductase requires both glutathione and glutaredoxin to convert arsenate to arsenite, after which the efflux transporter formed by ArsA and ArsB can extrude the arsenite from the cell, providing resistance.), giving the protein MSVTIYHNPRCSKSRQTLELLTEKGIEPQVVKYLEETPTVETLKNLYQQLGLNKVRDMMRTKEDIYKELNLGDSSVTDEQLFEAMANHPKLIERPIVVNNGQARHGRPPEQVLEIL
- the bepA gene encoding beta-barrel assembly-enhancing protease — its product is MRQFFRTTACLCLSTLLCVQPIAYAQQDLPDIGTVAAGTLTIAQELEYGDAYMRILRSSSPIINDPVMDEYISTLGHQLVANANNVKTPFHFHLIRDGSVNAFAFFGGYVVANTGLFLHANNESELASVFAHEISHVTQRHLARHMEDQARRTPLTIAALVGSLLLAIASPEAGIAAVNATTAGSMQASINYTRSNEQEADRFGIETLAKAGFDPEGMPNFFGHLADQYRYASTPPPMLLSHPLPSSRLTEARDRAGRYPRVNPSVSLPFHLAKARVIARYANIDSSQSLDWFNRKLKSATPMVKPTLEYGQALVYMDSGKLDQAEGILTHLLKTDPYNNFYLDAAADLYIHKKQYDTALSLLKAGLERKPGNSVLTINYANVLIEANRSKEAITILQRYTHNNPDQTVGWSLLASANSKIANEAEQLAAQAELFALSANWNKAISNYTRASQLAELGSLQQARYDARIDQLRIEQQRFAALK